Genomic DNA from Canis lupus dingo isolate Sandy chromosome 32, ASM325472v2, whole genome shotgun sequence:
TTTATGCATAAAGGCATTTTATTTACTCCAAAACCAAAACTTAGTTTAGGAGTGTGATTAATATTTTATCCAGAAGTCCTGGCTTGTTACTTTATTATATTCTGTAATGTATTaacttttgtatttctattagATGTTGATATATCACTTCTCGTGtctttcaacaaaatgaaaaaattgacCACAGATGGAAAATTAATAGCCAGAGCACTAAAAAGCTCCTCTGTTGTAGAGGTAAGAATTGTtacacaatttattttatcacataaTTATTAGTTTATTAACCTCATGTACCCATTTAAAAGCTGGACTTGGAAGGCACCAGAATCCGGAGGAAAAAGCCCCTGGGGGAACGACCAAAGGATGAGGATGAACGGACAGTGTATGTGgtaagccattttaaaaaaaagctcagaGATAGTGATCACAGACAAAATTGACAGAAACACTTTAATATTACTAGTAAAAATTTATTAACCTTGAGGACTTGTAAAAATTTATTAACCTTGAGGACTTTACTATTGCTTCTAATTTATTGTAGGAATTACTTCCCAAAAATGTTAATCACAGCTGGATTGAAAGAGTATTTGGGAAATGTGGCAATGTTGTTTATATAAGCATACCACATTATAAATCTACTGGAGATCCAAAGGGATTTGCCTTTGTGGAAtttgaaacaaaagaacaagcAGCAAAAGCTATTGAGGTAGGTCCAGAAcctaaaaggaaaagcaaaaaaattagCGAGTACTTTTAGTGACaatttaattggtttttaatttattgatttttcagtttctcaACAACCCACCAGAAGAAGCACCAAGAAAACCTGGTGTATTTCCTAAGACAGTAAAAAATAAGCCCATTCCTGTCCTTAGAGTATCAGGTAATTTAATTCAATATTAATACTTAAGCATATGTagttgaaggaaaatgaaaactaatgatAGCATCgttacagaagaaaagaaaaagaagaagaagaagaaaggccgAATGAAGAAGGAAGACAGTATCCAGACCAAAGAGTTAAATACGGACACAGATAAGGAGAGTGTTGCTAAAATGAAAAGATCGAGGACCACGTCTGAGGGATCAGAGGTAGAAATAACTGAACCCCAAAAGCCGccctcaaagaaaaagaaaaaacgggAAAGACAAGAAGTATCCAGCCTACCTATAGTtagaacaggaaagagaaagagaagtatttCTGAAGAAGCAGAATCCCCAACTCCCAGGTCAAAAGTAAAGAAAGTGACtcagaaagacattaaaaaagaagatttagaagtttccaaagaaaacaaaggtatCAACAACATTTATCTTGAGCTTGTATAATCAAAGTTTTCTTAAACTTATGTCTTTCCTTTCTGGCATTTAAGATTTAGAAGTCTCTACTGAAGAGGAAAAGGATACTGGAGATGTAAAAGATGGAtcccttttaaaagcaaaaaggaagcataagaaaaaacacaaagagaggcaCAAGATGGGAGAAGAAGTTATACCATTAAGAGTCCTTTCAAAGTAGGTAGACAATAGAGTTCTGGTGTAGATGGACACCCTCCATCACCATTGCTAAAGTGCAATTCCAATTTGTATTGAACAGAGTTGCATATTAGCAACAGTCATGGCATGTAGCCAAGATCTGCATAAATTATGGGATTAGGATGACTGAGGATTAAAAAGGAACCACCACACTAAAACATGGAAGCACTTATTTTTATCATGTCACAGCAAGTGCCTCCATGTTAAAGTAGAGGGCGTTCCTTATAGACTCAAAAAAATACAGCGTAAGTATACCAGACAGGTAGTTCAGTGAGGcagtcttaaatatttataaacttctaaaatgtaaaagtaagACTTACCATCACTAAAACATGGAAGCACTTACTTTTTGAGTTTCAAAGCAAGTACATCCACGTTTAAGTGGTGGGGAGCCCAGTCTTGGAAAAACGTAAATTGTGAAGATTCTTTAACCTGTAAAGTAAGCTTAGAAATTAAGTCGTGTCCACTTGGAGACACCTCCACTGAAACATGGAAGCACTTACTTTTGTTTTACACAGCAGGTACCCCCATGTTAAAGCAAAGGGGAATCCCTCGGGGCTCTAAAATTAACAAACTTGCCTTATTACATTCGGAGGAATAATTTGGGTTCACTTCTACTAAAACATGGAAGCACTTACTATTTTGAAAGTCAAAGAAAGTACTTCCATGTTAAAGTTAAAGGGAGTCCAATCCACTTGAGGGGTGGAAggcaagttaaaagaaaaaaaaattccataccTTTGGGAAgaaagattttcttaattttccccgAATAGTACTCTCCCAGCGTTTTGTCTTCCCCTTGAAGGTTAAAAGGCAAGGACTTCGGGCACTTGTATTTATACTATTCTTAACTGCTGAattccttttgcctttttatCTCTGAGAATCATTACAAGAGGTTTTTGTTATTCTAATGTATCAGCTCTCAGGGAATGTACGATCCTGGGTGGGtctggatacttttttttttttttttttgaagtatacaGATGTCAATAATAACAGCTAAGACCATTACCACAAGATatcctcctctttaaaaaaaaaaaaaaaatcccctatcTGCTTGTTTGATGGCATAGATTAGAGTAACAATGAGTGCTCCTGTGGAGCCTGGAGAGGCATTGTGTTTCTATCTGGAGGACCTCTAGCTGTTTGAAGAAACATCTACATGttaaatgtatgtaaataaataaattgcttccatggggtgtttttttcttcttagaaattcCTTTTGATTCGGGTAAATAATAAAGGATGTTATCTCCCAAATTGGAAGCAGTTTAACTAATAATCTTTAAATTATAATCTGCAATTATTCTCCCAGAGATGACTAATTGTCACTagttaattaattcaaaatttttattttcataaataaaaatatttgaaacatactCAAGAATTGAattgcaaaatttaaaacatttaatctaAATGTTAGGTCAGGGGAAACTTCCCTTTTCATATTTCCTGGATCGCTTAGAACTCTAGAAGTAATTtgaatgtgtgtgtttaaagaaggaaaagttaGGAGCGCTTACAAGATACTGAATGTATGTATTTAGATACTTACTTTTGCTCATCTGTGTTCACTATTTCAAAAGTGCATTCTTTTCATTGCAGGAGCGAATGGATGGATTTGAAAAAAGAGTATTTAGCACTGCAAAAGGCCAGCATGGCTTCCTTAAAAAAAACGATATCCCAAATGAAATCAGagtcaaaaatggaaacaaatggagTACCTACTACatctgaaataaaaactgaaaaaagtaaaCAGCACTATGATAGTTTTTGTAGcattacataattaaattttcattcttcatCAGATTTAGTAATGAGTGCCTAGTTTATGAATTAAGCAAGTTTTGTAGTAACAAAAATTGTAATTTCTCATCCGTAACTTATCCTAAtatattaagatattattttgaattcttaaaagttgaaagtataattttttcacattttaatcatGTTTATAgaatctttttacttattttgtgtcTATTAAGTTCagtacttttttatttgattaaggGAAAGggttggggtttgtttttttaaggttttacaaatgtttttctaACAACACTTTGCAATTAGAGTGGTATAAGTTACGGTATTTTATTTCATGGTAATCTGCAATAAGCAGGACAGGCAACATAACTTACTAAATTATTTTacagttaatttaaaattaagtttgaattaattatttaaatcagCTTAAGTCTTCATTGTTATTCTAAAATGGGCCTACTATGTTAACTTATTAAGTGTAAGAGGCTTATTTCTGGCCTTTCCTTTTCAAATCAACAGCAAACAGTGAAGAGTGTTGTTCCCAGGAAAAGGTTAATGCAGCGGGACCACAGTTTGTGAGTGGCGTGATTGTGAAGATCATTAGCACTGAGCCTCTACCTGGCAGGAAACAAGTCAGGGTAATGCTTTTGTGTGTCAGGGGTAGTTGTTaactctttcctc
This window encodes:
- the LARP7 gene encoding la-related protein 7 isoform X1, with translation METEGGNQEKAMEECTEKKKEVEKKKRSRVKQVLADIAKQVDFWFGDANLHKDRFLREQIEKSRDGYVDISLLVSFNKMKKLTTDGKLIARALKSSSVVELDLEGTRIRRKKPLGERPKDEDERTVYVELLPKNVNHSWIERVFGKCGNVVYISIPHYKSTGDPKGFAFVEFETKEQAAKAIEFLNNPPEEAPRKPGVFPKTVKNKPIPVLRVSEEKKKKKKKKGRMKKEDSIQTKELNTDTDKESVAKMKRSRTTSEGSEVEITEPQKPPSKKKKKRERQEVSSLPIVRTGKRKRSISEEAESPTPRSKVKKVTQKDIKKEDLEVSKENKDLEVSTEEEKDTGDVKDGSLLKAKRKHKKKHKERHKMGEEVIPLRVLSKSEWMDLKKEYLALQKASMASLKKTISQMKSESKMETNGVPTTSEIKTEKTNSEECCSQEKVNAAGPQFVSGVIVKIISTEPLPGRKQVRDTLAAISEVVYVDLLEGDTECHARFKSPEDAQAVINACTEIKKKYCWKLEILSGDHEQRYWQKILVDRQAKLNQPREKKRGTEKLITKAEKIRLAKTQQASKHIRFSEYD
- the LARP7 gene encoding la-related protein 7 isoform X2: METEGGNQEKAMEECTEKKKEVEKKKRSRVKQVLADIAKQVDFWFGDANLHKDRFLREQIEKSRDGYVDISLLVSFNKMKKLTTDGKLIARALKSSSVVELDLEGTRIRRKKPLGERPKDEDERTVYVELLPKNVNHSWIERVFGKCGNVVYISIPHYKSTGDPKGFAFVEFETKEQAAKAIEFLNNPPEEAPRKPGVFPKTVKNKPIPVLRVSEKKKKKKKKGRMKKEDSIQTKELNTDTDKESVAKMKRSRTTSEGSEVEITEPQKPPSKKKKKRERQEVSSLPIVRTGKRKRSISEEAESPTPRSKVKKVTQKDIKKEDLEVSKENKDLEVSTEEEKDTGDVKDGSLLKAKRKHKKKHKERHKMGEEVIPLRVLSKSEWMDLKKEYLALQKASMASLKKTISQMKSESKMETNGVPTTSEIKTEKTNSEECCSQEKVNAAGPQFVSGVIVKIISTEPLPGRKQVRDTLAAISEVVYVDLLEGDTECHARFKSPEDAQAVINACTEIKKKYCWKLEILSGDHEQRYWQKILVDRQAKLNQPREKKRGTEKLITKAEKIRLAKTQQASKHIRFSEYD